In Haloarchaeobius salinus, the sequence CGGTCGTCGGTGCCGACCGCGCCGTCGGCCAGCAGCTCGACGGACTGCTGGAGACCCACGACATCGAGTCCGCGATCGTCGTCATCGACAGCGCGGAGGACGAACGGCTCGTCCCGGTCGTCGAGTCGCGACTCCGCGTCGACAGCGTCGACCGCGTCGTCGTCAGGCAGGCCCGGGACATCGAATCGACGTACTACCTGCTGAAGCAGTTCCTCGCCGACGAGGAGCTCAGACAGACCGTGCTCGTGCCGCTGGGCGTCGCGCTCGTCGCGTTCCCGGTGCTCGCGCTCTGGCGGGGGCCCGCCGTCGGCGCGGCGACCATCACCGCCGTCGTCGGGCTGTTCCTGCTGTACAAGGGGTTCGCCGTCGACGACGTGACGAAGGACATCGCCCAGCGCACCCAGACCGCGCTCTACTCCGGCAACGTCTCCGTCGTCACCTACGTCGTCGCGGCGGGACTGACGATGGTCGGGTTGTTCGTCGGCGCGCTCGCCGTCTCGGACCTGGAGAACGCCGAGGGCGTCGTCATCCCGACCATGCAGTTCGTCTTCGACGCCGTCCCGTGGCTAGCGGGGGCGGGCGTCACCGCGAGCGTCGGCCGGCTGCTCGACGAGGCCATCGGCTCCGAGGAGGTGCCGCGGGCGACCATCAACATCCCGTTCCTCCTCGTGTCGGTCGGGCTGGTCGTCCGCGGCTTCGCGGCGTACTTCCTCGAGCGCGCGGCGTACATCGGCTCCGTCCGGCTCCCCGAACTGGCTGTCGGCGCGAGTTCGCTGGGGCCGTTCGTCCTCAGTGCGGGCGAGCGCCTCGCCGTGTACGTCGTCGCCGCGGTCCTCCTCGCGCTCGTCGGCGTGCGCGTCGCCTCGGTGCTTTCGAGCAACGCCGTCGACGAGGCCGAGGCCGAGCTCGAACACGGTTCGTAGCTGGTTTACCCACCCGGCCGCTACGGTGGGTATGACCGACACCGGCTCGTGGGTGGGGCTGTTCTCCGGCGGGAAGGACTCCTCGTGGGCGGTCTACCGCGCGCTCGAGGTGGACCTGCCCGTCTCGCACCTGCTGACGGTCCACCCCGAGGGCGACTCCTACATGTACCACGTCCCGGCGACCGAGCTCACCGCGCTGGCCGCCGAGAGCATCGGCATCGAGCACGTGAACGTCTCGCCCGAGGACTTCGACGCCGCCAGTGCCGAGGACGCCGGCGAGCAGGGTGATGCCGAGCTCGAACCGCTCGAGGTCGCACTGACCGACCTCGCCGACGACCTCGACGGCGGCCTCGCCGGCGTCACCGCAGGTGCGGTCGAGAGCGAGTTCCAGACCTCGCGCATCCAGGCGATGGCCGACCGGCTCGGCTGCGACGTGTTCGCGCCGCTCTGGCAGGAGGCCCCCGTCGAACTCGCCGAGGCGATGCTCGACGCCGGCTTCGAGATCACCATCCTGCAGGTCGCGGCGGGGGGGCTCGACGAGTCCTGGCTCGGGCGTACGCTCGACGCCGAGGCGTTCGCGGAGCTACAGGAACTCAACGACGAATACGGCGTGCACGTCCTCGGCGAAGGTGGCGAGTTCGAGACGTTCGTGACGGACGGCCCGCACATGGACCGCGCCATCGAACTGGCGTACGAGACGGTGTGGGAGGGGACGAGAGGGCACATCGAGATTACGGACGCACGGCTGGCGTAGTGGCCTAAGAGGTTTTGTCGCTGGCGGGCCTGGTTACGTGGGCCCAGTCGTGATCGAGAAGGTCGAAGTATCGCTTCAGGCCCGGTCGAAAGTCGGCCGTTACTACGGCGTCGACGCGATTCGGACGAAGCTCAGCGCGCTCGAGGGAGAGTTATTTCGAAACAGCGACGGCCAGTACTACCTTCGGACGGTACAGTCCGGACAGGCCGAGAATTTCAAACGAGTCGTGATTATTTTCGACGTCGACGGGTCGACCGCGTCGGTCATCACACAGACCTCGAACCATTACGACTGGTCGGACTTCGAGCACGTTCCCGAACCACCGTTCGGTTTCGAACTCGAGGGGGCCGACAGGGGATAGGCGTTCGCCCGGCGCGACTCAGTGCCCGTTCGTGATCTTCGTGTGCGCGCCGATGAGCGCGCCGGCGAGGTCGAGGTTGTCGAGGTGGGTCTCCTCGTCGATAATGGAGTTGCGGATGTCCGACTCGACGATGGTCGCATCCGGGAAGACGACGGAGCTGTCGACGTGACTGTCGACGAGTTCGGCGTCGCCCATGATGTGGACGTTCTTGCCGAGGGTGGTACCGGAGAGGGTCGCGGACTCGGCGACGTGGTTCTCGCCGTCGAGGTACCACGCGACGGCGTCGAGGTACGACTCCGGTGTGCCGATGTCGAACCACGCGCCCTCGAAGGTGAAGGCGTAGGTCGGCTGGCGGGCCTGGAGCCACTGGACGAACCAGCCCGGCTCGTCGGGGTTGTTGTCCCCCGCCAGGTACTCCTCCAGCAGGCCGACGGACTCGGCGGTGAAGCCGTAGCAGGCGATGGAGACGAGCGTGCTCTTGGGGTCGTCGGGTTTCTCCTGGAAGTCGACGACGCGGTCGCCCTCGAGGTCGACGAGGCCGTAGGACTTCGCGCGCTCCTTCGAGCCGACGTCGTAGGCGGCGATGGTCGGGGCGTCCTTCGACTGGAAGAAGTCGACGAACTCGCTCACGTCGAAGCTGATGAGGTTGTCCCCGGCGATGACGAGCAGGTCGTCGTCGACGCCCTCGCGGTCGACGAGCTGGGCGAGCGCGCCGATGACGCCGAACTTCTCGTCCTCCTCCGTGGTCTCCTCGACCGAGAGCGTCGGCTTCTCGAACTCGCTCTCGGCGAGGTGTGTCTCGAACTCGCCGGCGAAGCGCTCGTTCGTGCTGACGAACACCTCGTCGACGCGGTCGTCCCGTTCGAGCTCCTCGAAGATCTGGTCGATGACCGTCGAGTCACCGACCGGGAGGAACATCTTCGGCCGATGCTTCGTGATCGGCCAGAGACGCGTCGCGTACCCGCCAGCAAGGACGACTGCTTTCATACCCCCGGTTTCTGTAGCCGGCAGTAAGTCCTTTGTCTTTCTCGGTGAGGGGTGCGCCCGAAAAGACGTTTATCCGGGCGGTGCCGAGTGCACGGTATGCGTGAAGCAGACGAGACGACGCGACAGCGCATCACCGACCGACTCCGTGCGGACGCGGCCACGCCGAGCGTGCTGGCGACGGAGTTCGACGTGACAGCGGGCGCGGCGCTCCGCCACGTCGAGCACATCTCCCAGTCGCTCGGGCCGACCGACGAGGAGCTGCTCGTCGCGCCGCCGGAGTGTCGGGACTGCGGGTTCACCGACTTCGACGACCTGCTCAACAGACCGTCGCGCTGCCCGGAGTGCAAGAGCGAGTCCGTCGCAGAGCCGACGTTCACCGTCCGCTAGCGAATCGGTCGGGAACGGTCAGAAAGGGGGGAAAGGGGGGAGTTGGAATGGTCGAGACCACGACCGCACCAGTACGGTATCGGGTACCAGTAAAGTTTCTTGTGGCCGCCCCGAACCGACGAGAACCGGCGGTCAGACCGGTCAGAACTCGACGTTCGAGGTCGAGGTCAGGTCGGCGGGTCCGTCCGCCTCGACGCCGCCGAGGCCGACGAGTTCGTGGTCCCCATCGGTGAGGTACACCGCCCCGTCGGCGACGGTCACGTCGAGCGCGTTGAGGTACGCACCCTCGCACGGTCCGTAGGTGCACAGGCCGGTGTCCGACTCGAACATCGCGCCGTGGTTCGCACAGACGAGCTCGTCGCCTCGCATCGGCGCACCCGAGCCCTTGTCGATCTTGATGTGGGTGAGGTGCTGGCAGTAGTTGAGCCAGGCGACGACACCGTCGTCGCGGTGGTGGAGGATGGCCTCGCGCTCCTCGCCGTCGTCCCGCGCTCTGACGGTGAACAGCAGTGTCGACTCGGTCGGCACCTCCTCGACCGGCGCGATGCGGCGTGCTTCGTCCATCGCACTTCAGTTCCCCCGCGGCCGGTTTGAACGCCACGGTCTCCGCCGGACTTTATGCTCCCGGCGCGCGCCGTGGTATCTATGAGCGAACTCCTCGTCTACGGCTCGTACGGCTACACCGGCGCACTCGTCGCCGAGACGGCGGTCGCGGAGGGACTGGACCCGATTCTCGCCGGCCGGTCGCGAGAGCGGGTCGAGGAACAGGCCGAGGCGCTCGACTGCCGAGAGCGCGTCTTCGAAGCCGAGAACCCCGCGACGGTCGCGGACTACCTGGAGGGCGTCGACGTGGTGTTGAACTGCGCCGGCCCGTTCGTTCACACCGCCGAGCCGTTCGTCGAGGCCTGTCTCACGACCGGGGTCCACTACCTCGACATCACGGGCGAGTGGCAGGTGTTCCGTGAGATCGCCGAGCGCGACGGACACGCGACCGACGCGGGGGTCATGCTCCTCCCCGGCGTCGGATTCGACGTGGTCCCCTCCGACTGCCTCGCCGCGCACCTCCACGACCGGCTCCCATCGGCGACGGACCTATCGCTCGCCCTCGGGGGGATGGGTGGGACCTCCCGGGGGACGGCGATGACGATGGTCGAGAACATCGGCGAGGACGGCGTCGTCCGCCACGACGGCGAGCTCGTCCGCGTACCGACCGCCCACGACGACCGCGAGATACCGTTCAGCTACGGCGAGCGCACTGCGATGGCCATCCCCTGGGGCGACGTGGTGACCGCGTACCACTCGACGGGCATCCCGAACGTCACGGTCTACTCCGAGACGCACCCGAAGACGGTCGCTCGCCTCCGTCGGTTCCGCAAACTGCTCCCGCTCCTTGCGACTGGTCCCGTCCAGAAACTCCTCAAGTGGCTCGTCGACCGCCGCGTCGACGGTCCCGACGAGCAGCAGCTCGACCAGGGTTCCGGCGAGATCTGGGGCGAGGCGACCGACGGCACGGACCGTGTCGTCTCACGACTCCGGACGCCGAACCCGTACGCACTGACCCGCGACACGGCACTGCTCACCGCGAAACGCGCACTCGACGGCGATGCGCCGGCGGGATTCCAGACACCCTCGACCGCCTACGGCGCGGACCTCGTCCTCGAGGTATCGGGGGTCGAGCGCACCGACGTCGGCGGTGTTTAAGTACGAAGACGGGGCCAGTGGCGGCGTGCCCTGACCACGCGACGCGCGGCGGCCGAGGCGGGTGCGTGACGCACCGCCGCGCGAACGACCGCGTCGCCTGCTTGCCCTACTCCGCGGACGAGTCGCTGGACGGCGCATCGTCCTCGCCCTCCACGGATGAGAGCCGTTCGTCGCCGTAGTGGCGACGCTCGACCAGCGCGTCGAACCGCCGCCCCAGCAGCGTCGTCACCGGCCCGCTACCCACGTCGATGCCGTCGACGGTCGCGACCGGCCGCAGCTCCCACGTCGTGTTCGTGAGGAACACCTCGTCGGCCTCACGGACCTCGCTCGGTTCGTACCGGCCCTGCAGCACCGGGATGCCCTCCTCCCGTGCGAGATCGACGACGACCGAGCGCGTGATGCCCGGCAGCAGCGGCAGCTCCGCCGTCGGCGTGTGCAGCCCGCTGTCGGTGACGAAGAACAGGTTGCTCGCCGCGCCCTCCGCGACGAAGCCGTCGCTGTCCCGGAGCAGTGCCTCGTCCGACTCGGAGAGGAGTTCGTTCCGGGCGAGGATGCCGTTGAGGTAGTTGTGGGTCTTCGCGCCCGGTGGCAGTGCGCTCGCCGGCGGCTTGCGCGTCTTCGTGGTCTGGACGACGGCGTGGTCGTCCCAGACAGGGGTGCTGCCGACGCCGCCCCGCGGCAGCGGCTTGACGATGATGACCACCGTCGGGTCCACCTCCGACTGGGCCGTCAGGGTCCCGGGCTGGACGCCCCGCGTCACGGAGAGCTTGACGTAGGCGTCGTCGAGGTCGTTGGCCGCGAGTGTCTCGTCGATCCGCTCGCGGAGGTCGTCCGCCCCGAGCCCGTGGTCCAGCGAGAGCGCGTCGCAGGTCGTCTCCAGCCGGTCGAGGTGTGCGTCGAGTTCGAAGACGGAGCCGCCGTAGGCCCGCATCGTCTCGAACGCGGCGTCGCCGTACTGGAAGCCGCGGTCGCGGACGTCCACGGTCGCCGATCCGGCCGGTACGAGGTCGCCGTCTACGTGGTACTGCATCTGTCGAGGAAGTTGGCAACGAGCTGTCTCCCGATCCGGAGCGAGAGCGCCTGCCCCGTCTCGCGTTCGGTCGCCTCGCCGGTGAGGATGCTCTCCGGGTGGAACTGCACGCCGACGTGTGGCCGTTCGCGGTGCCGGACCGCCATCAGCACGTCGCGCTCGTCGTCGGTGGCCGCCGTCTCGACCAGACCGTCGGGGAGGTCGTCCCGCTCGACCGCCAGCGAGTGGTAGCGCCCCACCCGGATTCGCTCCGGCAGGTCGGTGAAGATGCCGGTCCCGTCGTGCTGGATGACGGACGGTTTCCCGTGGACGACATCGGGTGCGTTCACCACCGGAGCGCCGTTGGCCGCACAGAGCGCCTGGTGACCCAGACAGACGCCGAGCGTCGGGTACGCGAGCTCCGCGAAGATCGGGATTGAGACGCCCGCCTCGGCCGGCGTTCCCGGCCCCGGCGAGACGACGACACCGTCGGGGTCGAGTTCGCGGATTCCGTCGACGTCGATCGCGTCGTTCCGACGGACGACAACGTCGTCGGCGAGTTCGCCGACGTACTGCACGAGGTTGTAGGCGAACGAGTCGTAGTTGTCGACCACGAGCACTCTCGTCATCTGTCCACCTCCTCGCCCACAGCCGTCTCTTCGCCTGCGACGGTCATCGCGGCCCGGTCGCCGAGCGCGTCGTCGACGGCGGTCACGAGTGCCCGTGCCTTGTCGAGCGTCTCGGCGTACTCGCGCTCCGGCACGGAGTCGTGGACGATGCCGGCCCCGACTCGAAGGTGGTACTCGTCGCCGTGGCGGACGAGCGTCCGGATGACGATGTTGAGCGTCGCGCGGCCGTCGAAGCCGAAGAGGCCCATGCTACCAGTGTACGGCCCGCGACGGGTCGACTCGAGTTCGTCGATGATGGCCATCGTCCGTGGCTTCGGCGCGCCGGTGATGGTGCCGCCGGGGAAGACGGCGGCGACGGCGTCGGCGAGCGATGCGTCCGGCCGGAGCTCCCCCACGACGTTCGAGACGAGGTGCATGACCTCCGCGTAGCGGTCGACGCGGCGGTACTCGGCGACGTCGACGCTGCCGTAGCGGCACACCTTCCCGAGGTCGTTCCGTTCGAGGTCGACCAGCATCGCGTGCTCGGCGCGCTCCTTCTCGTCCGCGGTCAGGTCGGCTTCGAGGTCGGCGTCCTCGTCGGCGGTCGCACCGCGCGGTCGGGTCCCGGCGATGGGTTCGGTCCTGACGTGGTCGCCGTCGCGTTCCAGTAGCAGCTCGGGGCTCGCACTGACGAGGTCGACGCCCGGGAACTCGACGAGTCCGGAGTACGGCGCGGGGTTCACCCGACGGACCGCGTCGTACGCCCTGACGGGGTGGACCGCCGCGGGGGCGACGAGGCGCTGGGAGATGTTCGCCTGGAAGGTGTCGCCGTCGTGGACGTATCGCTGGACGGTCCTGACGCGGTCGGCGTAGGCGTCCCGGCCACAGTCGCTCTGGAAGGTCACGTGGTCGGTGTCGACCGGTGGGTCCGGGAACACGGGTTCCCCGTCGGTCGCGCGCCTGGCGAGTTCGAGGGCTCGCTGGCGGCCGCGCTCGAAGGCGGCGTCGGGGTCGTCGCCGCTTCGGGGGCAGGCGGTGATCCGGAGCGTGGTCTCGTCCTCGCCGTCGCCTGGCTCGCGCCAGGAAACGAGCCGGTCGTAGACGCCGACCTGGAGCCGCGGGAGCCCCCGGTCGTCGGTGGCATCACCGGGGAGCGACTCGAGCTCCCGGGCGATGTCGTAGGAGAGCCAGCCGACGGCACCACACGGGTACGGCACGTCGCAGTCGCCACGGCGGAGCGACTCACCGTCGAGCAGGCCGTCGAGTGCGGCGAGCGACGGCGACGGACCGTCGAGCGCGTGGGCGTCGGGAGCGACGGTGAGTCGGTCGACCGGCTCGACCGCGAAGTGGCCCCAGCCGGACTGCCCACCGGTGGTCTCGAGGTAGGCGTCCCACTCCCCCGTCCGCGCCCGCCGGTAGGCGTCGAACGGGTCTGCCACGGTGACGGTCACCTCGACGGGCACCCGAACGTCGGCGGGTGCGTCGGCGGCAGTCGCGACGAACGAACTCCGGTCCGTCACGACGTGGGGCGTGGTCATGCGATGAGGATAGCGGCGGGGGCCTAATCGTCTTCCGGTCCCTAGCTGCGCGCCTTCGCGCGCTTGACCCACTCGGTGACGCGGGTCTCGGAGATCTCGGTCTCCGCGGCGACCGACTCGGGGTCGGCGTCGGCGAGGTCGGCGATGGTCTCGATACCGACGCTGCCGAGGCGGTCGGCGTAGGCCGGACCGATACCCTTGATCTCCTTGACGGGCGCTGACTCCTCCTCGTCCTCGCCGTCGTCCGCGTCGGACTCGGGTTCCGACTCGGTCGTCTCCTCGGTCGGTTCGTCGGCCACTTCGGCCGACGGCTCGTCGGTCGCGTGCGCCGTGGTCGAACCGTCGTCGTCACCGTTGGAGGTCGACTCGGCTGTGGCACCGGCCTGCCGTTCCTTCTCGACCGTGACGCCGACGTCACGGGAGGACTCCGGCTGCGACCCGTCGTCGAGTCCGAAGAGCGACTTCAACTTCTTGAGCAGTGGCATTGGCGGTACGTAGCTGTCGGTGCCACTTAAACCCGCTACCTGTCGTCTCGGAGGTGTGTCCGCAGCGCGTCGTCCATGGCGGCAACGGGTGCCGCCATCCCCGTCCACAGCTCGAACGCCTCTGCTCCCTGATACAGGAGCATCCACGCACCGTCGACCGTCGTCGCGCCGGCAGTGGCGGCGTCACGGAGGAGCCGTGTCTCGAGCGGTGCGTACACCGCGTCGAGGACGACGAGGTCGGCGTGGAGCGCGGCTGCGGGGACCGGTGTCTCGTCTTCCTCCATGCCGACGCTGGTCGCGTTCACGAGAATGGCCGCGTCGGCGAGCAGGTCGTGGAGGGCGTCGAGCCCGTGGCCCGTCGCGTGGGCCACGTCGCTCGCGAGATCGACGGCCCGTTCCTCGGTCCGGTTCGCGATGGCGACTGTCGCGCCCGCGTCGGCGAGGCCGTGGGCGACGGCACGCCCGGCACCGCCCGCGCCGACGACGACGGCGTCGGCCCCGTCGAGATCGGCCTCGCCCTGTGCTTCGAGTGCGCGACGGGCACCGGCCGCGTCGGTGTTGTGGCCGGTCGGCTCGTCGCCGGAGAGGTCGACGGTGTTGACCGCGCCGATGCGTGCGGCGAGGTCGTCGACGGCGACGAGGTCGTGGACGCGTTCCTTGTACGGGACGGTGACGTTCAGCCCGCTGACGCCGAGTGCCCGCGCGCCCTCGATGGCGGCTGGCAGGTCGGCCGGCGTGGGCTCGAAGGTGACGTACCGGGCGTCGATGTCGCGGGCAGCGTACGCGGCCTCGTGCATCGGCGGGGAGAGCGAGTGACCGACCGGGTTGCCGACGAGTCCGAACACCTGCATTGGTCGGTGCGAGGCGGCGGTGGGTGAAAAGTCGTCCGGGGGCGGCAGCGTTCGCGTCTCGGTCCCGTCGGCCTCAGGGACGGACGACGAGCACGGGCTCGTCGATGGTCCGCAGGACACGGTCGGTCGTGCTCCCGAGCAGCTGGCCGGCGAGGCTCGACTCGCCGCTGGAGCTCATGACGACGAGGTCGACCCCCTCGTCCTCGACGTACTCGACGATGGCCTTGCTCGGGGTACCAGTCACGGTCGCGCGCTCGATGGGCAGGTCGTCTCCGGCGAGGTCGGCACAGTCGTCGGCGAGCGCGTCGACGCCCTCGCGTTCGGCATCGAGGAGACGGTCGATGTACGCCTGGTCGACGCCGCCGGCACTGAACGGGCCGGACTCGCGGACCACGTCGACGACGCCGAGGACGTGCAGCGTCGCGTCGTACGTCCCGGCGAGGTCGGTCGCAGGTGCGCCGGCCGCGGCGGCGGCCTCGCTCCCGTCGGTCGGGAGGAGGACGTCGGTGTAGTCGTCGACCGGGCCGTCACCGGTGGGGACGGTCAGGACGGGCCGCTCGGTGCGGCGGAGCACGCGCTCGGTGACGCTCCCGAGGAGCCGTTCCCGGAAGCCGCTCCGCCCGTGGCGGCCGACCACGACGGCGTCGGCGTCGATCTCGTCGGCGAGGGAGACGACCGACCTGGCGGGACGGCCGTGCACGACGTGGGACGTGACCGTGACGCCGGCCTCCTCGGCGATGGATTCGACGTCCTCGAGGACGCGACCCGCGTCGTCCTCGTCGAGTTCGTCGTGCACCGCGGTGACGGCGTCGACCGTCGCCCCGTACGTCGCCGCCATCGCCACGCCCGCGCGGGCCGCTCGTGTGGCACAGTCGCTTCCGTCGACCGCGATGAGAAGTCGCTCGAACATGTCTCTGGCCGGGGGTTCGTCGACTCGGTACAAAAGTGATGCGTCGCCGTCTCGTCGGTCGGCCACCGTGGGACCGTCGCGCGTGAAACTGCCTGACAGGGGTGTCGCGCTCCCGAAACCACAAGCGTTACTTGCGCTATAGCGAACGGTTGGGGTATGTTGAAGGACCGGCTCCAG encodes:
- a CDS encoding transcriptional regulator — its product is MREADETTRQRITDRLRADAATPSVLATEFDVTAGAALRHVEHISQSLGPTDEELLVAPPECRDCGFTDFDDLLNRPSRCPECKSESVAEPTFTVR
- a CDS encoding shikimate dehydrogenase — its product is MQVFGLVGNPVGHSLSPPMHEAAYAARDIDARYVTFEPTPADLPAAIEGARALGVSGLNVTVPYKERVHDLVAVDDLAARIGAVNTVDLSGDEPTGHNTDAAGARRALEAQGEADLDGADAVVVGAGGAGRAVAHGLADAGATVAIANRTEERAVDLASDVAHATGHGLDALHDLLADAAILVNATSVGMEEDETPVPAAALHADLVVLDAVYAPLETRLLRDAATAGATTVDGAWMLLYQGAEAFELWTGMAAPVAAMDDALRTHLRDDR
- a CDS encoding universal stress protein, which encodes MFERLLIAVDGSDCATRAARAGVAMAATYGATVDAVTAVHDELDEDDAGRVLEDVESIAEEAGVTVTSHVVHGRPARSVVSLADEIDADAVVVGRHGRSGFRERLLGSVTERVLRRTERPVLTVPTGDGPVDDYTDVLLPTDGSEAAAAAGAPATDLAGTYDATLHVLGVVDVVRESGPFSAGGVDQAYIDRLLDAEREGVDALADDCADLAGDDLPIERATVTGTPSKAIVEYVEDEGVDLVVMSSSGESSLAGQLLGSTTDRVLRTIDEPVLVVRP
- a CDS encoding helix-hairpin-helix domain-containing protein, which translates into the protein MPLLKKLKSLFGLDDGSQPESSRDVGVTVEKERQAGATAESTSNGDDDGSTTAHATDEPSAEVADEPTEETTESEPESDADDGEDEEESAPVKEIKGIGPAYADRLGSVGIETIADLADADPESVAAETEISETRVTEWVKRAKARS
- a CDS encoding sugar phosphate nucleotidyltransferase, which gives rise to MKAVVLAGGYATRLWPITKHRPKMFLPVGDSTVIDQIFEELERDDRVDEVFVSTNERFAGEFETHLAESEFEKPTLSVEETTEEDEKFGVIGALAQLVDREGVDDDLLVIAGDNLISFDVSEFVDFFQSKDAPTIAAYDVGSKERAKSYGLVDLEGDRVVDFQEKPDDPKSTLVSIACYGFTAESVGLLEEYLAGDNNPDEPGWFVQWLQARQPTYAFTFEGAWFDIGTPESYLDAVAWYLDGENHVAESATLSGTTLGKNVHIMGDAELVDSHVDSSVVFPDATIVESDIRNSIIDEETHLDNLDLAGALIGAHTKITNGH
- a CDS encoding anthranilate synthase component II — its product is MTRVLVVDNYDSFAYNLVQYVGELADDVVVRRNDAIDVDGIRELDPDGVVVSPGPGTPAEAGVSIPIFAELAYPTLGVCLGHQALCAANGAPVVNAPDVVHGKPSVIQHDGTGIFTDLPERIRVGRYHSLAVERDDLPDGLVETAATDDERDVLMAVRHRERPHVGVQFHPESILTGEATERETGQALSLRIGRQLVANFLDRCSTT
- the pabB gene encoding aminodeoxychorismate synthase, component I, producing MTTPHVVTDRSSFVATAADAPADVRVPVEVTVTVADPFDAYRRARTGEWDAYLETTGGQSGWGHFAVEPVDRLTVAPDAHALDGPSPSLAALDGLLDGESLRRGDCDVPYPCGAVGWLSYDIARELESLPGDATDDRGLPRLQVGVYDRLVSWREPGDGEDETTLRITACPRSGDDPDAAFERGRQRALELARRATDGEPVFPDPPVDTDHVTFQSDCGRDAYADRVRTVQRYVHDGDTFQANISQRLVAPAAVHPVRAYDAVRRVNPAPYSGLVEFPGVDLVSASPELLLERDGDHVRTEPIAGTRPRGATADEDADLEADLTADEKERAEHAMLVDLERNDLGKVCRYGSVDVAEYRRVDRYAEVMHLVSNVVGELRPDASLADAVAAVFPGGTITGAPKPRTMAIIDELESTRRGPYTGSMGLFGFDGRATLNIVIRTLVRHGDEYHLRVGAGIVHDSVPEREYAETLDKARALVTAVDDALGDRAAMTVAGEETAVGEEVDR
- a CDS encoding DUF373 family protein — protein: MATLVVCVDRTDDIGRKTGLKTPVVGWEAVRSLVTDVGLADPEDSSVNTLLETLRVARDLRDADEETVVAVVSGASESVVGADRAVGQQLDGLLETHDIESAIVVIDSAEDERLVPVVESRLRVDSVDRVVVRQARDIESTYYLLKQFLADEELRQTVLVPLGVALVAFPVLALWRGPAVGAATITAVVGLFLLYKGFAVDDVTKDIAQRTQTALYSGNVSVVTYVVAAGLTMVGLFVGALAVSDLENAEGVVIPTMQFVFDAVPWLAGAGVTASVGRLLDEAIGSEEVPRATINIPFLLVSVGLVVRGFAAYFLERAAYIGSVRLPELAVGASSLGPFVLSAGERLAVYVVAAVLLALVGVRVASVLSSNAVDEAEAELEHGS
- a CDS encoding saccharopine dehydrogenase family protein, with the protein product MSELLVYGSYGYTGALVAETAVAEGLDPILAGRSRERVEEQAEALDCRERVFEAENPATVADYLEGVDVVLNCAGPFVHTAEPFVEACLTTGVHYLDITGEWQVFREIAERDGHATDAGVMLLPGVGFDVVPSDCLAAHLHDRLPSATDLSLALGGMGGTSRGTAMTMVENIGEDGVVRHDGELVRVPTAHDDREIPFSYGERTAMAIPWGDVVTAYHSTGIPNVTVYSETHPKTVARLRRFRKLLPLLATGPVQKLLKWLVDRRVDGPDEQQLDQGSGEIWGEATDGTDRVVSRLRTPNPYALTRDTALLTAKRALDGDAPAGFQTPSTAYGADLVLEVSGVERTDVGGV
- a CDS encoding diphthine--ammonia ligase; translation: MTDTGSWVGLFSGGKDSSWAVYRALEVDLPVSHLLTVHPEGDSYMYHVPATELTALAAESIGIEHVNVSPEDFDAASAEDAGEQGDAELEPLEVALTDLADDLDGGLAGVTAGAVESEFQTSRIQAMADRLGCDVFAPLWQEAPVELAEAMLDAGFEITILQVAAGGLDESWLGRTLDAEAFAELQELNDEYGVHVLGEGGEFETFVTDGPHMDRAIELAYETVWEGTRGHIEITDARLA
- a CDS encoding Rieske (2Fe-2S) protein produces the protein MDEARRIAPVEEVPTESTLLFTVRARDDGEEREAILHHRDDGVVAWLNYCQHLTHIKIDKGSGAPMRGDELVCANHGAMFESDTGLCTYGPCEGAYLNALDVTVADGAVYLTDGDHELVGLGGVEADGPADLTSTSNVEF
- a CDS encoding aminotransferase class IV — protein: MQYHVDGDLVPAGSATVDVRDRGFQYGDAAFETMRAYGGSVFELDAHLDRLETTCDALSLDHGLGADDLRERIDETLAANDLDDAYVKLSVTRGVQPGTLTAQSEVDPTVVIIVKPLPRGGVGSTPVWDDHAVVQTTKTRKPPASALPPGAKTHNYLNGILARNELLSESDEALLRDSDGFVAEGAASNLFFVTDSGLHTPTAELPLLPGITRSVVVDLAREEGIPVLQGRYEPSEVREADEVFLTNTTWELRPVATVDGIDVGSGPVTTLLGRRFDALVERRHYGDERLSSVEGEDDAPSSDSSAE